The Nitrospinaceae bacterium DNA window ACCTCCACCTGTTTGAAGCCGGTTTCGCCGCGAAGATGTTTCTCGTGTGAGAACTCGACACCGTATTTTCCGAGCAGGTCGCCCTGGCGGTAGCTGAGTTTTTTTAATTTTTTGAGCTGCCGGCCATTCACCTCACCGAGATAGCCGAGTAGATGGCCGGCATGGTCTCCATAAGGGTAGTGCCGTAGCGGTGCGACCTGGATAAAGACGCCGGGCAATTCGGGGCGGTGCTCCTCGATGAAGGCAACGGAGCGGCGATCTGCATCGGCTTTGATTAAAAGGGGGCGAAAGGGGCTCGACTTTCGAACCCTCTGCCGTATCTTCTCGTATGGTTGATCCGTTGCGACGGCGAGAAGGCGGATCTCCTCTTTGAGGTTCGTGGTGTCCTCTTCGATGAGATAGATGTTGAACGAGGGACGGTTGTCGGCCAGGACTTTTCCTTCGGCGTCGAATATCACGCCCCGGGGGCTTCTAACGACCCGCGAGGCGATGCGGTTGTTTTCCGATAGGGAGCGGTATTTGTCGCCATTGATGATCTGCAGATTCCAGATTCGGAAAAATAGACCGAGCAAAATCAAGGCGGCCACCGCAGAGAGGATTCGTATCCGGGTGCGGATTTCCTCGGGGATTTCCGCATTTTTTCGAAGCGGTGAGCCGTACATAATTCCTCAGGAGCGATTGGGATACGGAACGCCGATGGATTGAGGAATGATCTTGTCCTCGATGCCGCTCAGCAAGTGTATGAAGACCGGGGCCAGTATGGCGTTGAGAAAAATAGTTTTTAGGGAGGCATACCAATAGTCGGCGGATATCCCTATGTCCGGTTGGAACATCAGCGATAGCAGGGCCCACAGGACGACGTCGAACGCGGTTGTGAAAAAGCCCAGCGTCATCATGAAAAACCAGTTGCGCCCCGCGATGTCCCGCACCAGCCCGCCGGTTGAATAGCCCAAGAGCCCCTTGGACAGGGAGTTGGCCCCCAGAAGACCACCCGCGAGGATGTCCTGGAGGAGTCCCATGGCAAAGCCCGTGAGCAGCCCGCCTTCATTTCCCCGCCGCATGGCTATGTAGAGGGTGACGAGAAGCATGGCGTCCGGGCGGGCCGAGGTCCAGACGAAAAAATATTCTGAAAGCGTGGTCTGGAAAACGATGGCCCCGACGCCAGCGAACAGGAAGAAGATAATCGTCATCTCCAGGGGCTCTCCTTCGGGGGGACCAGCATGACCATGACCTCCTCAAGCTTGTTGAAGTCCACCGAGGGCGTCGCCAGAATGTTCTTGAATAAGCGCTTGCCATTTATGGAGGTGGCCACTACCCGCGCGACAGGCAGCCCTTTGGGAAAGATTCCGCCGAACCCGGAGGATACGAGTAGATCGTTGTTCTTCACATCGGCGTCCGCCGGCATGTAGCGCACCTCCCCCTGTTTTTCAGATGAGCTGGAGAATACGCCCTGGGCGCGGGAGCGCTGCACTAAAATGTCCACCGAGCTTCTGGTGTCGGTAATCAATAAAATCTGGCTTACCGAGTGCCCGGCGCGGAAGACACGACCGACAATTCCATTTTGGTGGATCACCGCCATGTTGCGGAGGATGCCGTTTGTCTTTCCCTGGTCGATGATGAGTGTTCTTCCGAAAGGGCTCTGATTGCGACCAACGATTCGGGCAAGAAGTATTTCGCCTTTCGCCGATTTGGCGACCCTCAAAAAGCCCTCAAGGCGCTCTACCTGGGATTGAAGCTCCTGCGCTTTGACGGATGCCCCCCGAAGCGCTGCCACCTCGTTTACAAGCCGTTTATTTTCTTTGCTGAGTCCGCGAAGGGCGACATAGCTGCTCCAGATGTTGCCTGTCCATCTTTTTGGCGCCGCCGCCGCCTCGATGAGAGGGCCGGTTAGGCTCAAGGCCATTTCATCGAATACGGTGGTGCCCCCGCGCCAACGGGCGCTGAGGGACATCAGCGTAAAGCATATAAGGAAAAGAGCGGTCAGAAGGGTGGCGTTTCGTCTTTCTTGGAGGATTTGAAGCATTTACCCACGTTCCGAGTGCAGGCGTACCAAAAAGATGACGTTCTGGGAAAAGAATATTCTAGACGGCGAGCTTGCCGAGAAGATCCAGCTCATCGAGCACCTGTCCAGTGCCTATAACGACGGCCGAGAGCGGATCTTCGGCCACCGTTACCGGCAAGCCTGTTTCATCTCGAAGGAGTATGTCGAGACCTCGAAGAAGGCTTCCGCCTCCGGCGAGGACAATCCCACGATCCACAATATCGGCGGCCAGTTCGGGCGGCGTGCTCTCAAGTGCGCTTCGAACGGCCTCGACGATTGCGTTTATCGGCTCCGATAACGAATCGCGGATTTCCTCGTCGCTGACAACGATTGTTTTCGGAATGGCGGCGACAAGATCGCGCCCCTTGATTTCGATGGTTTTTCTCTCGCCGACCTGATAGGCGGAACCGATAGACATCTTAATTTCCTCGGCCGTACGCTCGCCGATGAGAAGATTGTAATTGCGTTTTATGTAGCTGATGATCGCCTCGTCCATCTCGTCGCCGCCGACACGCACGGACTGGGCGTAAACGATGCCCGCCAGTGAAATTACGGCCACCTCGGTTGTGCCGCCTCCGATGTCCACTATCATGCTGCCACCGGGCTCCTCGATGGGAAGCCCCACGCCGATGGCTGCCGCCATTGGCTCTTCGATCAGGTAGACCTCGCGGGCGCCAGCGTTCTCGGCGCTGTCGCGCACCGCACGTTTCTCCACCTGTGTAATACCAGTGGGAACGCAGATCACCATCCTTGGTCGAACAAGGGTTTTTCTGTTGTGAACTTTCTGGATGAAATAGCGAAGCATCGCCTCGGTGATATCAAAATTGGCGATTACGCCATCCTTCATGGGCCGAATGGCTACGATGTTCCCGGGCGTGCGCCCGAGCATTGCCTTGGCCTCATTGCCCACCGCGAGTATCTGTTTGCTCTCTCTGTGTACAGTGACGACGGATGGCTCCCGGAGGACAATCCCCTTGCCTTTCACGTAAACGAGGGTATTTGCCGTTCCAAGATCAATTGCCAAGTCGTTTGAGAAGAGACCTAAAATCGATTTGAAAACCATATTAGGTGAGATCCCGTTGGGCGGACGGGTAGTGCTGTGTGAAAACGAGTAACATATGTAACACTCAAGTTCATAGAAATCAAGCAATAACCAACAGTTAGGGGATTTTTGAAATTTGGCTTATCGGATACTTGCAAGATGTCCGTAAAGTATTTTCATAATAATGGGCCATTGAGAATTTGATTTCATTTACCCATTGCGGCGCTCTGTGGGCTGAGATATCCTCAAACTCCATTTTGCCGCGTTGCTATATATCGTAATTCCATGCGCCAAGGGTGTTTTCATGCGCCAAGGAAGTAAGGGAGATAAGTTTTAATGCTTCGATTTCTACGAGAAAAAGGAAATTCCTGGCTTCTGAAGGGGCTCTTGGGGTTTGTAGCGCTTACGTTCGTGACCTGGGGCGGATTCTCCATGAATCAGAATCAGGTTGTCTCTGGTGGCCGGGTGGCGGCTTGGGTTAATGAGACACCCATCACCATCAGGGAGTTTGAGAGCCGCTATTTTCAACAGTCCGAATCCATGCGTAGGCAATTGGGCGCAGCATTCACGCCCGAGCTTGAGAGGCAGTTAAATCTGCGGCGCGTCACTTTTAATCAACTTGTTCAAGAAAAGCTTCAACTTGAGGAAGCCAAACGGCTTGGAATCGAGATATCTGACGGCGAAGTCGCTTTTCGTATTCAGGAGACCCCGGCTTTTC harbors:
- the mreD gene encoding rod shape-determining protein MreD, which encodes MTIIFFLFAGVGAIVFQTTLSEYFFVWTSARPDAMLLVTLYIAMRRGNEGGLLTGFAMGLLQDILAGGLLGANSLSKGLLGYSTGGLVRDIAGRNWFFMMTLGFFTTAFDVVLWALLSLMFQPDIGISADYWYASLKTIFLNAILAPVFIHLLSGIEDKIIPQSIGVPYPNRS
- the mreC gene encoding rod shape-determining protein MreC, with the translated sequence MLQILQERRNATLLTALFLICFTLMSLSARWRGGTTVFDEMALSLTGPLIEAAAAPKRWTGNIWSSYVALRGLSKENKRLVNEVAALRGASVKAQELQSQVERLEGFLRVAKSAKGEILLARIVGRNQSPFGRTLIIDQGKTNGILRNMAVIHQNGIVGRVFRAGHSVSQILLITDTRSSVDILVQRSRAQGVFSSSSEKQGEVRYMPADADVKNNDLLVSSGFGGIFPKGLPVARVVATSINGKRLFKNILATPSVDFNKLEEVMVMLVPPKESPWR
- a CDS encoding rod shape-determining protein, coding for MVFKSILGLFSNDLAIDLGTANTLVYVKGKGIVLREPSVVTVHRESKQILAVGNEAKAMLGRTPGNIVAIRPMKDGVIANFDITEAMLRYFIQKVHNRKTLVRPRMVICVPTGITQVEKRAVRDSAENAGAREVYLIEEPMAAAIGVGLPIEEPGGSMIVDIGGGTTEVAVISLAGIVYAQSVRVGGDEMDEAIISYIKRNYNLLIGERTAEEIKMSIGSAYQVGERKTIEIKGRDLVAAIPKTIVVSDEEIRDSLSEPINAIVEAVRSALESTPPELAADIVDRGIVLAGGGSLLRGLDILLRDETGLPVTVAEDPLSAVVIGTGQVLDELDLLGKLAV